One Hevea brasiliensis isolate MT/VB/25A 57/8 chromosome 5, ASM3005281v1, whole genome shotgun sequence genomic region harbors:
- the LOC110635943 gene encoding uncharacterized protein LOC110635943 codes for MEYEDCYLQAQRPKYDCLLFDLDDTLYPLSSGLAAACGQNIKDYMVEQLGIEKSKITELGNLLYKNYGTTMAGLRAIGYDFDYDEYHSYVHGRLPYGNLKPDPVLRSLLLSLPIRKVIFTNADKVHALKVLAKLGLEDCFEGIICFETLNPTHMSNISDDEDDMEFVGSAAAATTNTFNGPDIFDIIGHFAEPNPSSVLPKTPIVCKPSEIAIERALEIANLNPQRTLFFEDSVRNIQAGKRVGLDTVLVGTSQRVKGADYALESIHNLREAAPELWESEIKTEVGYPGKVPRETPVTA; via the exons ATGGAGTATGAGGATTGCTATCTCCAGGCACAAAGGCCTAAATATGATTGCCTTTTGTTTG ATCTTGATGATACCCTTTATCCCCTTAGTTCTGGTCTTGCAGCAGCATGTGGGCAGAATATCAAAG ATTATATGGTCGAGCAACTTGGGATAGAGAAGAGCAAGATCACTGAATTGGGTAACCTGCTGTACAAGAATTATGGGACAACAATGGCCGGCCTCAGG GCAATTGGCTATGACTTCGACTATGATGAGTATCACAG TTATGTTCATGGGAGATTACCCTATGGGAACTTAAAACCAGACCCTGTCCTTAGGAGTCTTCTGCTGAGCCTGCCTATTCGAAAAGTA atctttACAAATGCAGACAAAGTACATGCCCTGAAAGTTCTTGCCAAGCTTGGGTTGGAGGATTGTTTTGAAGGGATTATTTGCTTTGAGACTCTAAATCCTACCCACATGAGCAACATTTCTGATGATGAAGATGACATGGAATTCGTGGGATCAGCTGCTGCTGCAACTACAAATACTTTTAATGGTCCCGATATTTTTGACATTATTGGCCATTTTGCTGAACCAAACCCAAGCTCTGTTTTACCAAAGACTCCTATTGTCTGCAAACCATCAGAAATTGCCATAGAAAGGGCTCTTGAGATAGCTAACCTTAATCCTCAGAGAACC TTGTTCTTTGAGGATAGTGTCCGCAACATTCAGGCTGGAAAACGTGTGGGTCTTGACACAGTGCTG GTTGGTACTTCTCAGAGGGTGAAAGGTGCAGATTATGCGTTGGAAAGCATCCATAACCTGAGGGAAGCAGCGCCAGAGCTATGGGAGTCTGAAATTAAGACAGAAGTTGGCTACCCTGGAAAGGTTCCAAGGGAGACACCTGTCACTGCCTAA